The genomic segment ATGTCGCAGAGCCTGCTCACAATGCTGGTGTGACAATTTCAAATCGAGTAACAGCCGCTCTGCCCGGTCCAACAGCCCTGAAGCCAAAAAGTCCTGAGCCAACTCCAGCAGTGCCAATTCTTTTTGCTGGGGCAACAAATTAGGTCTGGCAATTAAATTTTGATGGAGTGTGATTGCTCGATCCACCTCACCCCGTTTGCGAAAAATCGTGCCCAAGGCCAAATGGAGTTCAACCGTATCGGTGTTCACATCCATCATGCGGACAAAAATGTCCATTGCCTTATCCTGCTGTTCGTTCAGCAGGTAGTTGATACCTTTGTAGTAATCCTCAGTCAGCGCAGAAACGGAGCGACGTGATTTTTGTTGCCTGACGGCAACCCACCAACCGGAATATGCTGCTACGGGCAGTAAAAACCATAGCAGATCAGACATGAGTTATTGCTCCTTGACAGACAAGGAACGTAAACCGTTGAGCTCTTGTTCAACCGCACGCTTGCCACGACGTAACCGGCCCACTTCCATTCGCAAAGACAACACTGGACGCAACATTACCAGCGCACCCAGAATAGCCCCCACTGACAAAGTCAGCACCAGCAACAAGGCCAATGGCAAGTCAACTGAGCCGAGGAAATAATTCAAATTGACAGTGTGCGAATTATTCACAGAAAAACTGAGAACCAGCAGCAAAATCATGAACAGGAAAATGTATAGGATCAATTTCGACATGCCTATCCCCTGATGGCCTACATTCAACCTGCACTATCATACATAGCTTTAAGCGCCACTCAAAGCG from the Gammaproteobacteria bacterium genome contains:
- a CDS encoding LapA family protein codes for the protein MSKLILYIFLFMILLLVLSFSVNNSHTVNLNYFLGSVDLPLALLLVLTLSVGAILGALVMLRPVLSLRMEVGRLRRGKRAVEQELNGLRSLSVKEQ